From Deltaproteobacteria bacterium, a single genomic window includes:
- a CDS encoding HDOD domain-containing protein gives MMRREPATSLLLNLESGYSLPPLSVVAMKLVEMASDEMASVSDLARLIERDPSLAVRLLRLANSAFFCPGRPVATLRQAILRIGLDRLRIMGLSLSLRDAFPMGKIGAIDYEEFWRSSLYRALLAESLAAFMGGSDPEEAFVAGLVLEIGFLIFYDLFVKGEYSGDGLHIYPLAPLLSWERQEYGIDHRQVGEAALRYWRFPGGIVECQGFPGRETLHGEESTLGSICHVAGQFAALICQKAGDLPSTFLQAESCLGLDRDTVGGILVTTFQRVEEIAQSLKLEVDREKDIIELMEKANRALSRLSERLSAGQGSAPEGRLPSFGSLQGGEEQKALIADTLQAVAHEIRNPLMAVGGFAKRLASIVDPDSKGGKYVQVILEEAERLEQVLGRMTEKAVPGARTPRQTT, from the coding sequence ATGATGAGAAGAGAACCTGCAACGAGCCTGTTGCTAAATCTCGAATCCGGATACAGCCTGCCGCCTCTCTCGGTTGTCGCCATGAAGCTCGTCGAGATGGCATCCGATGAAATGGCTTCTGTGAGCGATTTGGCCAGGCTGATCGAAAGAGACCCCTCTCTGGCCGTCCGCCTTCTCAGGCTTGCCAACAGCGCATTCTTTTGCCCCGGGCGCCCTGTAGCCACACTGAGACAGGCAATCCTGAGGATAGGCCTGGACAGATTGAGAATAATGGGCCTCTCCCTGTCTCTGAGAGATGCCTTCCCCATGGGAAAGATCGGAGCCATTGACTACGAGGAGTTCTGGCGTTCTTCTCTCTACAGGGCCTTGTTGGCAGAATCCCTGGCCGCTTTTATGGGCGGCTCTGATCCTGAAGAGGCGTTTGTCGCGGGTCTGGTCCTCGAGATAGGGTTCCTGATCTTCTATGACCTTTTCGTGAAGGGGGAATACTCGGGCGACGGCCTCCATATCTATCCTCTGGCTCCGTTGCTCTCCTGGGAACGTCAGGAGTACGGAATCGATCACAGACAGGTCGGTGAGGCAGCCCTCCGGTACTGGAGATTCCCCGGGGGCATTGTTGAATGCCAAGGTTTTCCAGGTCGAGAGACTCTCCATGGAGAGGAGTCGACTCTGGGGTCGATCTGCCACGTGGCAGGGCAGTTCGCGGCCCTTATCTGCCAGAAGGCAGGGGATCTGCCCTCTACGTTTCTACAGGCAGAGTCCTGTCTGGGACTCGACCGGGATACTGTGGGCGGGATACTCGTCACCACCTTCCAGCGGGTTGAAGAGATAGCCCAAAGCCTGAAACTCGAAGTGGACAGGGAGAAGGACATCATCGAACTCATGGAAAAGGCAAACAGGGCATTGAGCAGACTCTCGGAAAGGCTGTCAGCAGGCCAGGGATCCGCCCCAGAGGGAAGGCTGCCCTCCTTTGGCAGCCTGCAAGGGGGAGAGGAGCAGAAGGCCTTGATCGCAGATACGCTCCAGGCCGTGGCTCATGAAATCCGCAATCCTCTCATGGCCGTAGGTGGTTTTGCCAAGAGACTGGCCTCCATCGTGGACCCTGACTCCAAAGGGGGAAAGTACGTGCAGGTCATACTTGAAGAAGCGGAGAGGCTGGAACAGGTACTCGGCCGGATGACCGAGAAAGCCGTTCCAGGTGCCAGAACTCCCAGGCAGACAACCTGA
- a CDS encoding phosphatase PAP2 family protein, which translates to MNRTMERGDFLAGAGSRRAGLLEPSDFLFFFYLAAIVFLLVLFGGRGRATLLHLGVHLGLLALALVVLTVYRRRPGRVSLFFRVWYIPILYVFLFEEVGQMIHLVRPALLDAWVLHFEVRLFGGYPTVWLQSLSGPWLTEIMSLFYMSYYGLIPILGLSLYFRRDWAVLNDFILATNATFFFCFLHYLLMPVGGPVFFIQALPFELVSLRGGPLTSFEQWLFFGGAVRGGAFPSSHVAVAVVVLCTAIRCGLSPPAFAVTVTGLAISTVYNGYHYGIDVIYGAVIGLVFFCLSPLLNDLWNRGLSVPGEPLVRGTHSRRGGLSLEVEAEAESPTSGTGKRQEAPPSGGFDEVVAEDPF; encoded by the coding sequence TTGAACAGGACGATGGAAAGAGGTGATTTTCTCGCCGGCGCCGGATCAAGAAGGGCGGGCCTGTTGGAGCCTTCGGATTTCCTCTTTTTCTTCTACCTCGCGGCAATCGTTTTTCTGCTGGTCCTCTTCGGCGGCAGAGGTCGGGCCACTCTCCTCCATCTCGGTGTGCATCTGGGGCTTCTTGCACTGGCTCTTGTCGTCCTCACCGTCTATCGCCGGCGCCCAGGAAGGGTGAGCCTCTTCTTTCGAGTCTGGTACATCCCGATCCTCTATGTCTTTCTATTTGAAGAGGTTGGCCAGATGATCCACCTCGTTCGACCCGCACTCCTTGACGCCTGGGTGCTTCACTTCGAGGTCCGACTGTTTGGAGGGTATCCAACGGTCTGGCTTCAGAGCCTGTCGGGTCCCTGGTTGACGGAAATCATGTCGCTTTTCTACATGTCCTACTATGGCCTGATCCCGATTCTCGGTTTGAGTCTCTATTTCAGGCGGGACTGGGCCGTGCTGAATGACTTCATCTTGGCCACGAATGCGACTTTCTTCTTCTGCTTTCTCCATTACCTCTTGATGCCCGTGGGTGGGCCGGTATTTTTCATTCAGGCTCTCCCCTTTGAATTGGTTTCCCTCCGGGGAGGTCCCCTGACCTCGTTTGAACAGTGGCTCTTTTTCGGCGGTGCAGTCCGGGGAGGGGCGTTTCCGAGTTCCCATGTGGCCGTGGCCGTGGTAGTATTGTGCACCGCGATCCGGTGCGGGCTGTCCCCCCCGGCTTTCGCGGTCACAGTGACCGGTCTGGCTATCTCTACGGTCTACAATGGTTACCACTACGGGATCGATGTGATCTACGGGGCTGTGATCGGACTCGTCTTTTTCTGTCTCTCCCCGCTTCTCAACGATCTGTGGAACAGGGGCCTGTCGGTCCCTGGAGAACCTCTTGTGCGAGGGACGCATAGCAGAAGGGGAGGGTTATCCCTTGAGGTCGAGGCAGAAGCGGAAAGCCCCACCTCTGGCACAGGAAAAAGGCAGGAGGCGCCCCCTTCAGGAGGATTCGACGAAGTTGTTGCGGAAGATCCGTTTTAG
- a CDS encoding pyruvate formate-lyase activating enzyme encodes MPRFLAIDVGAGTLDALYVDTATGDQFKFVGKSPTRVLAERIAACERDRILITGRQMGGGPVAEAIRIKAGEARVMMTRSAAETIHHHLGRIKKSGVHLVSQGTARLEAGKRNVAWFKTGDVRPELIGATLNSMGIEAAVDFLGVAVQDHGTPKKGISSLDFRHQIFREIIERSPRPSAFLFEAREIPPFLRRMHAAAKDSSRIRARRTYLMDTGMAAVLGASKDPLALGKANVIVLDVATSHTLGALLVEEEIMGFFEYHTRDLSPEILKSLIVDLAEGRLSHERVVSGGGHGAYVRGGVGFDRVELIVATGPKRGVVDRMGLDRMVLGAPFGDNMMTGTTGLIAAMAEREGVSPVISRLMPR; translated from the coding sequence ATGCCGCGATTTTTGGCCATAGATGTGGGTGCAGGAACCCTCGATGCTCTCTACGTCGATACCGCGACTGGGGATCAGTTCAAATTCGTCGGCAAATCCCCGACCCGCGTCCTTGCCGAGAGGATAGCGGCCTGCGAGAGAGACAGGATCCTCATCACCGGCCGCCAGATGGGGGGCGGTCCCGTTGCGGAAGCCATAAGAATCAAGGCGGGTGAGGCGAGGGTGATGATGACCAGGTCTGCTGCGGAAACCATCCACCATCACCTCGGCAGGATCAAGAAGTCGGGTGTCCACCTGGTTTCTCAGGGAACGGCCCGGTTGGAGGCCGGGAAGAGGAATGTCGCATGGTTCAAGACCGGAGATGTCCGGCCCGAGCTCATAGGTGCAACGCTCAATTCCATGGGAATCGAGGCGGCTGTGGATTTTCTCGGTGTGGCGGTTCAAGACCACGGAACACCGAAAAAGGGGATTTCCTCCCTTGATTTCCGCCATCAGATCTTCAGGGAGATCATCGAAAGAAGCCCCAGGCCCTCGGCGTTTCTTTTTGAAGCCCGGGAGATTCCCCCCTTCTTGCGGCGGATGCACGCCGCTGCGAAGGACTCGAGCAGGATTCGGGCCAGAAGGACATATCTGATGGATACGGGTATGGCGGCCGTTCTGGGAGCTTCAAAAGACCCCCTGGCCCTGGGAAAGGCGAATGTTATTGTCCTCGATGTGGCCACATCCCATACATTGGGGGCTCTCCTGGTAGAGGAGGAGATCATGGGTTTTTTTGAGTATCACACACGGGATCTCAGCCCGGAGATTCTCAAATCCCTTATAGTCGATCTGGCCGAGGGCAGGCTCTCCCACGAGAGGGTTGTTTCCGGGGGGGGACACGGGGCCTATGTCAGGGGAGGGGTGGGCTTTGACCGGGTGGAGCTCATCGTGGCGACGGGCCCCAAGAGGGGTGTGGTGGACCGGATGGGGTTGGACAGAATGGTTCTCGGCGCGCCTTTTGGGGACAACATGATGACAGGAACGACAGGTCTTATTGCTGCCATGGCCGAAAGAGAAGGGGTCTCACCCGTTATTTCGCGACTCATGCCGAGATGA
- a CDS encoding sigma-54-dependent Fis family transcriptional regulator, translating to MNPTVLVVDDQRVILELLKRVLEKENYQVLTAETGEEGLDLFSRYQPELTLLDIRLPDRNGIDVLKTIRKTHPEALVITMTAHSGIQGAIEAIREGAYDYLPKPIDVDSLRFTISKALGILNMRREIGEIQETQKSKYGFDRIITRSERMQRILSVAKKAANSQCSTIMIQGESGTGKELLASAIHYSSPRASAPFVVVNCTTLSPELLESDLFGHEKGSFTGAIRKKPGKFETAQGGTVFLDEIGEIDPTLQVKLLRVIQEREFERVGGLTTQKVDIRIIAATNRNLREEVDRGNFREDLFYRLMVIPIYLLPLRERREDIPLLVETFVSQLCREMNMKVRTVAPEAMDLLTNYQWKGNIRELKNVLERAVILGEGDTIIPEHLPDEVRFPQGTSLDPPGDWPGEIWPLQVMIKDYVRRVLTLTGGNKSEAARLLGITRQRLKRIFRNNFVESS from the coding sequence AGTCCTTGTAGTCGATGATCAAAGGGTAATCCTGGAGCTTCTCAAAAGGGTTCTCGAAAAGGAGAACTACCAGGTGCTGACCGCCGAGACAGGTGAGGAGGGTCTCGACCTGTTCAGCAGGTACCAGCCGGAGCTTACATTACTCGACATTCGGCTGCCTGACAGAAACGGTATCGACGTCCTCAAGACCATTCGGAAAACGCATCCCGAGGCTCTTGTCATTACCATGACGGCCCATTCCGGCATTCAGGGCGCCATAGAGGCGATACGCGAAGGTGCGTACGACTATCTCCCAAAGCCGATCGACGTGGATTCGCTCCGGTTTACAATCTCCAAGGCCCTTGGGATTCTCAATATGAGGAGGGAGATCGGAGAGATCCAGGAGACCCAGAAGAGCAAATACGGTTTTGACAGAATCATCACCCGGAGTGAGAGGATGCAGAGAATCCTCTCTGTGGCGAAAAAGGCTGCCAACAGCCAGTGCTCCACTATCATGATCCAGGGAGAGAGCGGGACCGGCAAAGAACTCTTGGCCTCTGCCATCCATTACAGCAGTCCCCGCGCGTCGGCCCCTTTTGTCGTCGTCAACTGCACCACCCTTTCGCCGGAACTCCTCGAGAGCGATCTCTTCGGCCATGAGAAAGGATCCTTCACCGGGGCAATCCGCAAGAAACCAGGGAAATTCGAGACCGCCCAAGGGGGAACGGTCTTTCTCGACGAGATCGGAGAGATCGACCCTACGCTCCAAGTGAAACTGCTCCGGGTGATCCAGGAGAGAGAGTTCGAAAGAGTGGGAGGGTTGACGACCCAGAAGGTGGACATACGGATTATTGCAGCTACCAATCGGAATCTCCGAGAAGAGGTCGACAGGGGAAACTTCAGGGAGGATCTCTTCTATAGACTTATGGTAATACCGATCTACCTTCTTCCCCTCAGGGAGCGCCGGGAGGATATCCCCTTGCTGGTTGAAACCTTTGTAAGTCAACTGTGCCGTGAAATGAATATGAAAGTCAGAACCGTCGCCCCCGAGGCCATGGATCTTCTCACCAATTACCAGTGGAAGGGGAATATTCGAGAGCTCAAGAACGTCCTTGAGAGAGCCGTGATCCTAGGAGAAGGCGATACGATCATTCCAGAGCATCTGCCAGACGAGGTCCGTTTTCCTCAGGGGACCTCCCTCGACCCCCCCGGAGACTGGCCCGGCGAGATTTGGCCACTTCAGGTGATGATCAAAGACTATGTCAGGAGGGTCTTGACCCTGACCGGGGGAAACAAGAGCGAGGCGGCCCGCCTCCTAGGCATCACCCGCCAGCGGCTAAAACGGATCTTCCGCAACAACTTCGTCGAATCCTCCTGA